One Helianthus annuus cultivar XRQ/B chromosome 12, HanXRQr2.0-SUNRISE, whole genome shotgun sequence genomic region harbors:
- the LOC110896966 gene encoding egg cell-secreted protein 1.4 yields the protein MLVHARPLTNTTTIGAPSLVARLKLEKGNDGQDGGSTGCWETLFELHACTGEIILFFLNGETYLGMGCCRAIKEIEKLCWPSLMGSLGFTSEEGDILRGYCDVSDNGNVTTTPPPFPTTAPPPHSANSTTNNATTLW from the coding sequence GCAAGGCCGTTAACCAACACAACCACAATTGGTGCGCCATCCTTAGTGGCACGACTCAAGCTCGAGAAAGGTAATGATGGTCAAGATGGTGGTTCAACGGGGTGTTGGGAAACATTGTTTGAACTTCATGCTTGCACAGGAGAGATCATACTTTTCTTTTTGAATGGAGAAACTTATCTAGGGATGGGTTGTTGCAGGGCCATCAAGGAAATTGAAAAGTTGTGTTGGCCGTCATTGATGGGGTCACTTGGTTTCACTTCAGAAGAAGGTGATATATTACGTGGCTATTGTGATGTTTCTGATAATGGCAATGTTACGACCACCCCTCCTCCCTTTCCAACCACCGCACCTCCACCACATTCTGCCAATTCCACCACTAATAATGCTACAACTCTTTGGTAG